The [Chlorobium] sp. 445 sequence GCCCACATTACGAGCACTTGGATGCGGTCTCAAAAGAACGCTTTGAGAAAAATCCGCTGCGCATTTTGGACTCGAAAAATCCAGAGTTGCAGCAGCTCATTGCCCATGCCCCACGCATTGCCGACTATCTCGATGAGGAGTCGCAAGCCCATTTCCAAGCAGTGCAAAGTTTTCTTACGGCATTCGGCATTGACTTCACAATTGATCACCGTTTAGTGCGTGGTCTGGATTACTATTCTCGCACGGCATTTGAATTACAAAGTTCAGATTTGGGGGCGCAGGATGCCTTAGGCGGCGGCGGTCGCTACGACGCCCTAGCGTCACTGCTTGGAAGTGAAAAACCTGTACCTGCGGTTGGCTTTGCTTCTGGTGTGGAGCGCCTCTTGATTGCCATGCAAAAACAACACCTCCTTGAACCCGCTCAGGCACCTACGCCAACCGTGATGATTGTGGCGCAGTCTGAATCCGCACGCGACTGGACCATTCACGCCGCACAGCTTTTTCGCAAAGAGGGCATTGCCACAGAAGTCGATCTCTTACGCCGTAGCTTGAAAGCACAACTACGCGAAGCCAACCGCCTCAATGCGAAATACGTTGTGATTGCAGGTGAGAACGAACTGCAGTCCGGTCAGTTTCAACTCAAAAATTTGAGCACAGGAGAACAACAGGCACTTTTGCTTACTGAAATTTTGCAAAAGATAAAAGTTGAAAAATGAAATGCCGCACTTTATTTTCTAGACTAGTTTGATTCCATTTTCTTCAATGCGATTTCTAAGCCAGCACCATGTATCCTGAGCTTTTCTCGATTGGTCCTATCAAGTTTTACAGTTACGGTGCAATGCTTGCCGTGGCTTTTCTTACGGCAAGTTATTTCACAAGCAAAGAAGTCGCACGCAAAAACCTGCCTGATGTTACCAATACCATTTTGGCGTTGAGTATTGTGCTCGGCATTGTTGGCGCAAAACTCTTTGATGTTGTTGAGCACTTAGATGAATTAGCACGCGACCCCATAGGCACCCTGTTCAGCTCGGGGGGCTTAGCCTATTATGGCGGACTCATTTTCGCTCTTGTCGGGAATTACCTTTACCTCAAGTGGAAGGGCTTGCCCATCTTGCGCTTTCTCGATGCAGCGGCACCCTCGATTATCCTCGCCTATGGAATTGGTCGCATCGGATGCTTACTTGCTGGCGATGGCTGCTACGGTCAACCGACCGATGTGCCTTGGGCAATGACCTATCCAAACGGTATTGTCTCCACACTGGCGCATAAAAATCCGCAACTTGTCCATGAGTTTCGACAACTTTTCCCCGATCGTCCTGTACCTGCAGATATTCCTGTACATCCTACAACGATTTACGAATCTCTGTACTCTTTTATTTTCTTTGCCGTTTTGTGGAAAATGCGTTTGAAACCGCGTCCCGACGGGCAACTTTTCTTTCTCTTTTTAGCCCTTCAAGCCATTAGCCGATTTCTTGTAGAGTTTTTACGCTTAAACGATATCGTCGCATTCGGTCTTACACAAGCACAACTCATTTCTATCGCTTTACTCATCGTCTCTATTATTGGCTGGCAGTACCTGAGCGGTCAGCCTCTTTCTAGTGAGCCTGCTAAAGCTGATACAAAGACTTTGAAGAAACCTTCTAAAAAGAAACAACCTCTCATTACTTAGAACCATGATTTTAGTTGAGCTTTACTCGAAAGACGACTGCTGTCTGTGCGATGAAGCAAAAGCCGTATTGATGAAAGTTCAGGGGGAAATTCCTTTTGAACTACGCGAAATCAAACTCAATGAAGATGAACATCTGATGAATGAATACGGCAGTAAAATTCCAGTTGTATTCATCAATGGACGCATGGCATTCAAGTATCATGTCTATGAGCTAGAGTTAAAAGACAAACTTCGCCGGGAATTGCGGCAATAAAACCATGCAAACCCCAAAATATATTGCAATTGAAGGTGTGATTGGCGTTGGGAAAACTACGCTTGCGCTTAAGCTTGCCGAGCGGCTTTCTGCGCGTCCGATTCTAGAAGAATTTGAGGATAACCCCTTCCTTGAGCGCTTCTATGAAAATCCAGAACGCTATGCTTTCCAAACCCAACTTTCGTTCTTAGCTAGCCGTTACAAGCAGCAGCAGCAACTGCGTAACTTTGATCTTTTCCACGAATACCTCATCACCGATTACATCTTCGACAAAGACAAAATTTTTGCGTATCTGAACTTGCAGGATGATGAACTGCGGCTCTATGAGACGATTGTTAATTTTATGGACAAATCCATCACGCTACCCGATTTGGTCGTCTATTTGCAGTCTACGCCTGAGCGTCTGATGCAAAATATCAAGAAGCGCAATCGCCCATTTGAGCGCACCATCACGGAAAGTTATATCCGAGATTTGCATGATGCTTACAATTATTTTTTCTTTCGCTATCGCAAAACGCCGCTCTTAATCGTCAACACCACAGAGCTTGACTTTGTCGCCAATCCTGCTGACTTTGAAGAGCTCTACAACCTCATTTGCAACCGCACACACTCTGGCACAGAGTACTTTAATCCCGAAAAAAGACT is a genomic window containing:
- a CDS encoding thioredoxin family protein encodes the protein MILVELYSKDDCCLCDEAKAVLMKVQGEIPFELREIKLNEDEHLMNEYGSKIPVVFINGRMAFKYHVYELELKDKLRRELRQ
- a CDS encoding deoxynucleoside kinase, translated to MQTPKYIAIEGVIGVGKTTLALKLAERLSARPILEEFEDNPFLERFYENPERYAFQTQLSFLASRYKQQQQLRNFDLFHEYLITDYIFDKDKIFAYLNLQDDELRLYETIVNFMDKSITLPDLVVYLQSTPERLMQNIKKRNRPFERTITESYIRDLHDAYNYFFFRYRKTPLLIVNTTELDFVANPADFEELYNLICNRTHSGTEYFNPEKRLY
- a CDS encoding histidine--tRNA ligase — protein: MKFQCIKGTKDILPDDIHHWHYVERTVRDIFERFGYREIRTPIFEETALFQRGIGETTDIVGKEMYSFQPDPDAESLTLRPEMTASVIRAYLQHNLATRAPLTKVYYIAELFRKERPQAGRQRQFWQFGCECIGSAEPESDAEVIALMMTIYRELGVRQTILRLNSLGNADTRKVYREVLREYLRPHYEHLDAVSKERFEKNPLRILDSKNPELQQLIAHAPRIADYLDEESQAHFQAVQSFLTAFGIDFTIDHRLVRGLDYYSRTAFELQSSDLGAQDALGGGGRYDALASLLGSEKPVPAVGFASGVERLLIAMQKQHLLEPAQAPTPTVMIVAQSESARDWTIHAAQLFRKEGIATEVDLLRRSLKAQLREANRLNAKYVVIAGENELQSGQFQLKNLSTGEQQALLLTEILQKIKVEK